The region GTTTTTTGATTGAACTGGCCGGTTTTTTCCGGTTCACAGTGGGTGAATTGCACGGCCGATCCGatgctcggctcgaaccggtTTAGGGTCCGGTTTCCGgctcaaccggtcgaaccggtcggttcgagccgagttttataacCCTGGGTAATAATGATAAATTGTGGGAGAAGTGAGAAGTTACATTCATCTTTCCCATGGGAATGTAAGATTCCCAACCTTTTTCATGGGAATCAATATGAAGGAAATCATGAGAATTGTGGAAGTTATTTTATTCCCGGGAATGATTGATACTCAGGAATCATAGTTTCCAATCTTGTAACAAACACAGAAATGTTCATTCCCAACCTTCATATTCCCGAGAATCTCTTTCCAAATCTTGAAACAAACGTCTCCAAAGAAACAAGCCAATTTGCACACATAtatatcatctctatttaaatttaattaatagaaaggaaaaggaaaaaacaaaaatagtaaGAAATGGAGGGGGTAAAGAAAGAAAGTATGGTATAGAAAGAGAGACGTGGCACGCATCTAGCGAGGAGAGGAAAAAGATCTTGATCGTGATCGTACGGGTGAGAGGAGCAGTTAGATATGATTTGGTGTAGGTAAGTCCACGCACGCATATAGTAACTACCAACAACACTTTGATCCCCAATTTCAACACTCTCTCTCACTACGATGGCGTTGGGTGTCGCTGCTCTTCCGTTCACATTCGTCGTCCACGTTCTCGGTCTCGCCGCCGTCGTCTTAGTCTTGGTCTGGAACCTCTACTTCAGAGGTGGCTTAGCTTGGGATTCTGAAAACAAAGCCCTCATTTTCAATGTACCTTTCTCTCCCTCTTTTCCTTCTAATTCGCTTCGCTATTGTGTCTCTGTTTCTGCATAATTGAATCTTACTACTGTTTactgattttgaattttaaatctGGCCTTCCAATTTTGTTCCTGGGAAATCGATTATGCGCTCAACTTCCACTTCTACACTTCCTATTTTAGATTTCTCATTATTACTTTAGAGTTAACTGAATGACAATCACTAAGCAAATTTTTTAGCAAACATTTAAGTAATTTTGATATGATTCGTGAAGTATTACAAATTCTACTAATAGATAGTTACGCATCTATTCCTGGGTTCGATTTCCGGGTTCAATTTCCGGGCGGTGCATATGGAGAAACATTTGTTGGAAGAGGTCTActtattaaatatgatatctcCGAGCCTCGAAGGATTAATCTTACGGCGCAGGTCGTGGAAAAAGCttgggaaaaatatttataagtTCTTCTGTTTGTTGAATTACATATATGAATTACTACCTAATCTTATCTTTTTGAGCCTGCTTCTGTTGCCACttgttataaattaaatttgtctAAAGTAGTCTATTTAAAGCCCATTCATATGTAATAGATTATAGTGCCACTTGCATATCCCCTTTTTTGTCTCATAATTCATATTAGCACGTATCTCTATGACATGATTAGAACCATGCTTTATCTGGAATTCTTCATTGTGTGGCTCAGATCATTTCTTATGatcaaagtcttttttttttaagtcagTCATTTAATTGTCAtactaatattttattaattatactttGATGAATTATTGGCCTCgtttcaaatttaataattgacGGGGTCCAAAATTTATAACCTTCATGATGTCCATGAGCAATAGATGCTTTGCTTGCATACCTGTTTTGTAATTTTTAATAAGAAATAGGCTTTCACGTGCTATTGCTTTTATAAGTTTTATTTCTATACAGTGCCAAGAAGACGTGGATAAATGATACTCTTGCTTGGTTCTTGTTCGCTGATGCTAACATTAATTAACTCTAAACTACCACGTGCATGTGTCACTTTCTTCTAACAAAAAATTGATATGCTTGTTTTGTTTAATTAGTACTAACTAGTttctaattaaaatatatatatagttgaaTTGAGTTATTAATTTTGTGAAGTCCTATATCTGatgtataattttcttttgtacAGCTTCATCCTGTTCTTATGCTTATTGGCTTAATAGTTATTGGAGGTGAAGGTAAACAAATAAGTTTACACAATTTACTGCTTTTTGAATCAATGACTTTTGATTTTGTAAACCTATAGTAACTGTTTCACTATTTTCtcatgtgttaatttttttttttgcagccATTGTAAGTTACAAATCTCTTCCCTTGAAGAAGGAAGTGAAGAAGCTGATACACCTTACCCTCCATGCCATTGCATTAGTACTTGGAATAGTTGGAATTTGTGCTGCGTTCAAGAATCATAATGAAAGTGGGATTGCCAATCTGTACAGCTTGCATTCATGGCTTGGAATTGGGGTTATTTCCCTATATGGTGTTCAGGTAGACCACTAGATAAGACTAAATTATCCTGTAAATATGGCATTCTTTGAAAACAGGATATGATTTTGGTCAAATTAATGGTTTCTTGTTGCCATTGCTTATGCTGTTTACTGCAAATACATGACTAAGGCattgtttttctgtttttcaACTCAATGGAATATGAGAGCTTGGGCTTACAGTTTAGTTTGTTTGGATATGTTGAGTTTAATGTAAATgaattttcatctcatttcaTAAGAAGAGTTTCACTCACTTTTTGCTTTGAAGTGTGTGCTAACTTTCATTTCCATCGAGTCCAATGGATATCCAAACATAGTCTTTGGGTAAACAACTTAACTAAGCGCTTATTGTATAAGTGTttaattcataagctaatttgataaacttattgaaatagGCTTAAAATATCTTATAGGTAGGTATAAATGTTTATTAATAAGCTAACCTGATAAGCTTATGAACATAAATGCAAAACAGCTTTTATgtaggtcataagctattttcattAGCTGACCAAACATTTGCATTAACGTTTATGCCATAAGATAATCTCAATTACAACTATGGACTTCAATTCATGTCTAGATTATTCCTTGAGTTTACCATATGCTTAGTGTTAAATATGATTTGTATTATAACTCATTTGTCTTCCAGCATTGTCTAACATTGTATTTTTAACTTGTAGTTCATATTTGGGTTTGTGACCTTTTTCTACCCTGGTGGGAGTCCAGCCATTAGACGTGACACACTCCCTTGGCATGTCCTGTTagggctgtttatatatatcTTGGCTATTGGCACTGCTTCACTTGGGTTTCTAGAGAAGCTCACATTCCTGGAGAGCTCAGGATTGGCAAAATATGGTTCTGAGGCCTTGCTTGTCAACTTCACTGCTATTATCACGATCTTATTTGGTACCTTTGTTGTGTTATCTGCTATATCTGAAGCTCGCGCAGCCACAGAAGATGAGTACACAGCCATATAGATTTCACTTTGCATCTGATTAATCTGAGGTCTGCTGCAAGTTTGTATTCAGTAAAGGGAATAATAATATCTGTTGTTTATATGCTTGGACTCAGCTTGTAAGTTGTAAGTAATCATCAACTGTATCCTGGAAACATGTAATATTACATTGGTACGTATCACACGAGTTGCTATTGACTGTGAAGAGCATTTTCTTGAAAGTAGTTTTCGTTGTTACAATtgttgcttctcagaaagcagaTATAGTGGGCTTATTGAAGAAATATAGAGGTgtggaattgattctgagatTCATAATTTTTGTAGAGTTGTTGAAGTGGAGTAAATAATTAGTTGAATTACTCAGACTTGCTATTGGAGTTGTCGATATGAGCTTTAAGATCATGTTTGGATCTCTTTCTCTTTGATGAGAATCAATTCCGAAACTCATAAGCTATCCACAAAAGTTTCTCTCCGAAATTAATTTTGGTTTCAAATTCGATGATAGAAGAGTTACCGAACATGCACTAACTTGTATGCCAAACCGGCTGTGCTGATTTGACCCAGTTACTTAACTCATGAGCCAAAGTGAGTTTGTTCACTTAACCTAATTTATTTTACATATTATCttaaattcaaaaattaaactaaaagggatatatttcctattattttcttaaaattttaTAGTTCTTttatctatttataaattaggTGATCCAACTCACCTAACCTATCAACTTACAGTCGATTGAGCTGggttatatgttttttttttcacactaAACAAaggcaagttttatttttttcctctctATTTTCTGTCAATCTAAATAATATATAACATCTAgttatttttctcattttttcttctctttaattttttttccattttctcttttatatcaaataaaattaagaGTGAAAAATGAATTTATAACGAATATAACAATGAAACAATTGTAAACCCCTGCACAATCGCAACATCGAAGTGACGCATGTGAAACTTGTGAGTTGTAACGATTTTAAACCTCCATAATTATATGTCCGCAGTCCGCTAAATGACACCCGGCCGGGAGCACAAATTTCTGTATATTAAAACCATTAATTTGAAAGTTTGGAAATGTTCATATGGGGGTGCCAGCTGATATCTTGTGAATGTTCAAGAACAAACAATACCTTCTGGGAATATCCCATTTCAGTTCAAATAAGAGTACGAGGGACTTGAATGATTCTTCACGTGAAGTTCCATGATACCAACAGCTTGGAATGGAAAAATAATCACAAAGACATTTTTGTCGTCTCTGAAAGAAGGAGCCAGCCAACGCAAGTGACACCCAAACCTTGGTCCCCTTTTCTTCTTAGCCTTGAATCATTGGACATTCACTGTATGCTGTTGCTACCTTTGGTATATTATTTCTCACTACCTTATAATCCACTTTATATTCATTTCCACGATTTTACAAGAGAAGGCAAAAAATGAAGGTACTTCATTTTAACTCTTACTCCAATTTGAAAATGAAACTAATTGACATAACATAATGCTTTTCTAGTTTTCTTAACACCTTTGTTTTTTCCTGGTGAAAACGTAGGGGCAAAAGGCTGAAGACACAAGTTATATGTATAACGAAGAAAAGGTACAAGCTAGCTAGCGTACAAAACAGGTATAGAGACACAAATAACAGCATCAAATCAAAGGGAAACCTCTAAGGAAGATATTTTCTACttagttttatatatatttaaaatggTGACACTTGTTATCATCATATTTCTCAAATCATTAATCTATTATTATATTAACTTAAGCCAACACCAGCTTCGGACAATAATTCAAATAGTGGCAACAAACAGAGCAAGCGTGTGAAAGGAGGCCAGGGTGGTGTGACTTAAGAGGTCCACAACTCATATCCACTTTCATACGACAAAATTGAATATTCACTTTTATAGATAGGCTAATCTGGATACTTATCCTCTGATGATGTTGCATTATGCTTTCTTTTACAAAGTCTAAGTAACTTTTCTTTAATTAGTTGTTCTGTTAATTGAATTTTtactttatttaatttaattaagaaatatttaagcatttattttatgttataattaaaataaacatttgtaaaatgtttatatatttttattaatctttaaaattattatatcaaataaatagattttaaaaaaaagcttttttaatattttctcaTTACTCActatttattacatttttttcatttctttttcttctagtTATACATGCCTGAGTTTCTAAATTAACATCAATACATGGCTGAAATTCTTCATTGCTTATCCATTTGCTTTGCTTATTGGAAGAGTGCTGCCTTTCAAGTTTCTTCTTTATAAAACAAAGTAACAATTGTGTTTTTAAGCGAGTTATTATTCATGCGAAACAGTTATATTCGAGTTTGAGAACTTTCATgagaattttatttatataacaaATTAAGTAAATAAGAATTAACTATATATACTTTTCattaaaacaaaatataaatttatgtgtcatataataataacaatatattcactcattaaaaaaaattaattattgattaatttaatttattgagTTTATATGAATACAAGATTCTATTCTATAGAAATGTTTGTACACAACTGAGGCTGTCTCTATTAATGTGCTGTGCCAACTCATTGGAGGGGAATTGTGTTTGTACCTACTACATCCACCCAGCTAAGCTTTTGGTATTTCAGTTAACAGTTACTTCCTTCAACCACAATATCCCAAGTTCCCAACCAACCAACCCTTTCCCTCTTCTCCTATTTCTAGATCTTTTCCTCTCTCATATCAATTGCCATGTTTTTAACTTTCCTATAAAAATATCTCTGAGTTTTGTTACAACACTTCCCAATTCCCATCACTTTGTGTGTGCAAAGAGTTCTAAGTTTGAAAGATGACAGAGGAACAACCAAAAAAGGTAGAATCTGAATCACCATCAAATCCTCCACCACCAGCTCCAGCTCCAACTGAGAGTACTCCTGCACCTGAAGCTGAAGCTAAACCAGAACCTGTGGTTCATGATGCTCCAAAGGAGGATGTGGCTGAGGAGAAATCTATAATTCCACAACCCTCTCCTCCAGAAAGCAAGCCTGTTGATGACTCCAAAGCTATTGTCAAAGTGGAGAGTATGACACTTTTTTTCACTTAATTGTTATTAATTCTTTATCTGCTCCTAAAAGGATTGTATTATATGTGTTTAATCAGTTGGTGAGGAATTGaatt is a window of Lotus japonicus ecotype B-129 chromosome 5, LjGifu_v1.2 DNA encoding:
- the LOC130717826 gene encoding transmembrane ascorbate ferrireductase 1 is translated as MALGVAALPFTFVVHVLGLAAVVLVLVWNLYFRGGLAWDSENKALIFNLHPVLMLIGLIVIGGEAIVSYKSLPLKKEVKKLIHLTLHAIALVLGIVGICAAFKNHNESGIANLYSLHSWLGIGVISLYGVQFIFGFVTFFYPGGSPAIRRDTLPWHVLLGLFIYILAIGTASLGFLEKLTFLESSGLAKYGSEALLVNFTAIITILFGTFVVLSAISEARAATEDEYTAI